AGCAATTACAACTATCCATAAAGTTTTATCATTAATTGAAAATGATGCTGAAGCCGAAAAGCTATTATTGAATTCATACATAAAACTTAATCGCTATGAGGATGCGATTTCAGCTTTAAGGAAATGGATTTCTGAAAATCCAAATGAACCAAGACACAAAGACAAGTTAGTAGAAGTTAAATCGCTCTATGACAACTATAAACGAAAAAGAAATCGTAATAAAATCATAGCCATATCATCAGTCGTAGTTATAATAGTTTTAATAGTTCTTTCAATTTTTGTTGAGAATAACAGCGAAAAGAAATTGGCATTAGAGAAAGAAAAAACTGCATATGAATTGGTTAAACAAAAACAACTGGTAAGTCCCTGTATGGAGTATCTACATGATTATCCCAATGGGTTATATGTCGCAGAAGTTAAAGCACTTCAGGAAGATTTTCAATGGAAGGAAGCAAAAACATCTAACACGATACACAGCTATGAAAAATACATATTGTTGTATCCTAATGGGAGATATGTAGAAGAAGCAAATGATGCCAAGAACGTAATTATTGATAAAATTGAACGCAATAAGCAGGATTTAAATACAACTTCTAATAAGTCCAATGCTGCAATTGAAAAAGAGACTAATATTCTTGCAAACGAGAAAAGAGACCAAATAGCCAAGAACCAAAGTTTTTTTACGGATAACCGAGATAATATAACCTATAAAACAATAAAAATTGGAAACCAAATCTGGATGGCAGAAAACCTTGCGTACAATGCTGGTGATGGCTGTTGGGCA
This is a stretch of genomic DNA from uncultured Draconibacterium sp.. It encodes these proteins:
- a CDS encoding FISUMP domain-containing protein, with protein sequence MKEESISTKLQELFDLYKSGVLEKLEYDSLKAELLNKSENLLPKQSETKNKPEIDEGNTDKEKPKIQDETNLSVLQQKLKSDPLNIDLLHKYAQSLYKEGNYKEAITTIHKVLSLIENDAEAEKLLLNSYIKLNRYEDAISALRKWISENPNEPRHKDKLVEVKSLYDNYKRKRNRNKIIAISSVVVIIVLIVLSIFVENNSEKKLALEKEKTAYELVKQKQLVSPCMEYLHDYPNGLYVAEVKALQEDFQWKEAKTSNTIHSYEKYILLYPNGRYVEEANDAKNVIIDKIERNKQDLNTTSNKSNAAIEKETNILANEKRDQIAKNQSFFTDNRDNITYKTIKIGNQIWMAENLAYNAGDGCWAYENNESNVETYGRLYNWETAKIACPSGWHLPTDDEWKQMEMAIGMSQGEADEIGSRGTDEGTKLKATGGWYKNGNGTDDYGFSGLAGGCRYDNGAYFYIGEDGIWWSATEVYDEAYCRSVNYAGDRFTIETYHKEYGVSVRCIRD